GTTTGGCCTACCAGTCACTGTCTTGCCATCTCGGAAATGATACAACTTTTGGGTGTGGATTTTTAAAGCCTTAGGATGGTTGCTGATTAATATTTCatgtgatttctctctctctctctctctctctctctctctgtgtgtgtgtgtgtgtgtgtgtgtgtgtgcacacacgcacatttacaGGCAGCTGGTGTTGTTACTGGAGTTGTACAGTGCACAGGATGTGTATGACTACCTGAGACCATTAGCCTTTAAACTTTGCACAGACAGAGTGTCATCTGTACGGTGGACGTCTTACAGACTGGTATGAGAATTCCCCCAGGGTGTTAAAACTGCAATCTCTCTAGAgcaaaaacctttttttttaacatttaaataaatatgcaatTAAATATTCTTTTTGCACAATACAGGGAATATAAAATGAAGCTAAAATATGAAATAATTATGTATTGAAATGGCTCCAAGTATTGTTTATAGATCTGCACCAAAATAGAGTGCAGGTGACGACATAGCAGTGTAATATCTGTATTTAAGTATAGGATTTGAATTAATTGGCGTTCTTGCTAGACTGTTCATATCCGTGATGAACTAggtcttttttttattgcaaaGTAATTTATAACTGGTGTGTGGTATACTTTCTCATTTttggctgtgcgtgtgtctttctgtacatttttgttttcagGTGAGCGAAATCATCAGAAAGGTGTCTACCTGTCCGTCGCTGCTTGTAGATTTTCTTAGTGAGCTGGTGGAGAAATTCTGCCACTGTCCAAAGTGGTCAGGGAGACAAGCTTTTGCTTTCGTCTGTCAGGTAAGACACAAACATGTTGAAAACTTGTGTTATGCCTTTGGCtatctgtttttgtgttttgagaAATTCATTCAGGTGTAATTTATTAACAGTACTGTGTATGCCTGTACTGGATTTTCCCAATGGGAGCACTCCAAATTCCCAACCATTTTTGCACATATCTTGAGGCAACCTCGTCCCTGCAGTCAGACATGATTCACTAGCACCTGCATGTGTGTTCCTGTTTCAGTCATGTATTGGGCATTAAATACacatcattttcattggtcATGAGCTGAGAGTtcagaaatggtgtgtgtgtgtgtgtgtgtgtgtgtgtgtgtgtagcatcatCCCTGTAGGGCTACGCCGTGACCAGGGTTTGTTTTCGGGGTCTGGCTGGCTGTGAGCCCAGACCAGACTGGTTGAGGAGTGGCACCCAGTGCCccccaccctctttctctctctctcactctctctctcacacacacacacacacacacacacacacacacacacacacacacacacacacacacacacacacacacacacacagagagcccccCAGCTCCGAGCAGCGAGCTCAGTGAGTCCAGGCCACTTGACCGGACCGGCCCCTCCTGTCCCTCAGTGGAGGACACAGGGCTGCCTATTGTGTGGGAGCACAATGAGACAAGAGGGTGCTCACTTGGGCACGTGAGGGAAGAGCTCAAATGACtgactctttcttttctctctctctctctctctctctctctctctctctctctctctctctctcccactccctccatctgtccctttctctaattcccccccttctctctctttttgtcaccTTGATTTCTTTGGTTCTTATCTCCATCTTACTCTCTACTCTTGCCTCGTCTATTGTGTCCTTACCTCATCCTCTATCTGTTACTCTGCCACCCACTGTTTCTGTCTCcatcttcattttctttttatcctctcctctttgcttctcttactctttctctcgctacttaattctctccacaaaccccccctcctctctctctctctctctctccctccctccctctctctctctctctccctccctctctccctctctccctctctctctctctctctctctctctctctctcagctggtgATAGAGGATGGCTGTCTGTCTCTGGAGCAGTTCTCTGAGCACCTGCTGGCgcccctgctgcagctggccacAGACCCCGTGCCCAACGTCAGGGTCCTGTTGGCCAAGACCATCCGCCAGAGCATCCTAGAgagaggtgagacacacacacacacacacacacacacacactctgcccttCCTCCATTTTGTGTTGCAGCGTTATGCTAGGAAAGATTGAATAGTTCTGATTTCCACTCATCAATCTACACCCAATaactcaaaacaaaaaatagGGCAGAGAACGTTTTGAAAAttgaccactttttttttttttaaaaaggacaAATGGAAATGTCACATTCACTACATTCACATTACAAATTTGTATTCAAATATCTGACTTGTTGTTGTAGTCATTGGTGACACAGATGATTTAAAAAACATTACATGTGTTCACATTAGAATCCATTAGTGCCATCCCAATGGTGATGCGTCCTGATTtttaaaacggatagttccggtccttgattatgattggctgaatcgcgttcgatgccacgataaacacacacattgaccgCATTTCGCTCTaaagtaatgcgctagcacaaaactagcacaaaagttagagcgGCTGCGTTTCGTTGtagcatggcaaccattcatatggagggaatatatttcttggcggaagaatgattatctatgaatacatcgttaccttttcgttgctgtgcctttgtttcatgaaatcttgctagatcgacgtggtaaccgttttagaaaagcaataagccactcgagtccgtgcttTATACCGtgtaatcgaacagctaaggggtccGCTTctcgtcgtgcctaacaacgccccttagctgttcgattatacagtataaagcacggcctctcggggctcaTTGCTGAAGCGTAAATTGCATCCTGTACATCCATCACAGGGGCTAATACCCATACCTAAGACTCGAGGCTTTAAATGCTGCTAGGGGTGCTGTCTGTTATGCACAGTCTAAAAGTCTGAACGCTGAATATGTCAATGTCTGATTCCAAGTACATCACCAGATTTACTTACTTACCTACTTCATCCTGAGCCACTTTGTATTTACTTTTTATGGAGGAAGCCTAGAATGGTAGTTCTTAGTCCGCATACATTTGTTATTCTGTAGCAATAGTgttatttctctgtatgtatcattgattttgtgtgtgtgtgtgtgtgtgtgtgtgtgtgtgtgtagagtatttCCTGAACTCGGCCAACTGTCACAACGAGGCCCTGGAGCATACGCTGGTAGCCCTGCAGATGGACATGGACAAGGACGTCAAGTACTTCGCCAGCGTCCACCCCAGTAGCACGCGCATCAACGAGGACGCCATgagcaccacctcctccacctactgagcacacacgcacgcacacacacacacacacacacacacgcacatacacatacatacatacatacatacacacacactcacacacatgcacagacacacacctttggCTACCCCCTTTCCTTGGGTCGGATCGGGATTTGAAATGAGTTTATTTTTCACCTACTGAGCACAcaactctttctgtctgtttctttcatacacacgcacacacgtatacGCACACAAGACATGCTTACTGTCCTTTTCCAGGTCCGAAACATGGGCATAGGAACTTGGGCACGTAAagcttctatctctctctctttctttctttctttttctctctctctttctctctttccttttctctctttctctcattctttctctggttttctctctctttcatacacacacacacacacacacacactcatacatgtcTATAAATAAGCTCTCAGATTAGTGTTCCAATTctgatgcacacatacagagtcatctgacacacacacacacacacacacacacacacactttgcacaaGCCTCCACCTCCATTCTCGATCACAAATAGATAAACATTGTCAAACTtgatttttcttctctctcttacacacacacacacacatatacatacacacacacacacacacacactgtgactgtccccctctttctccaagCCTTGGACAGGGCTTTGGGACAGGGTTGGCCCTGCGGGGACTATGGACCATGGCAACACCACAAGGGGGCGCTCTACTGGAGGTCCTCCTGCTTGGACGCGACTCACTACGACAAAGAAGTATCTAGTGCattcttttctgtttcttttgccACAGAAGCCTTAAAAGAGTCTTCCTTAAACGAGAGAATACTTGAATGTTATGAGCAGTTATACGGCAGCACCCAACTACACAGAATGACGACAAAACACAAacgaaaagaaggaaaaaaaagttaaCGGGATGGAGGATGTCGGACCATTTCTCCCCACTTTTCCTCTTTCCcagtctctctacatctcttttCTGTCTACCCCTCTTTCAGTAGGACCTCAGAATCTTGACCTAGCCGGAAAAGCCAGTATTTTCACAGCTTTATGGAACCGCAATATAGCAGGAAAAGACAGGTAGTGCAAAATGTTTAAGGTGTAAAAGTCTTCgcaattgattgactgattgattgattgttttttttttctttttttttttttgtttattatgTTTGATTCCTTTTTTTGATACTGTAAATGAATACACTTCGTATGCTGCATATTACGAAATACGTCTGCACCACTGCAGCCTTGTCGGTGCGCGCCTCTGACTGGGGGAAAACGTTTCTTCTCAAGGGCTTTTGGCCTCTGTTGTTTTAAAAACCTAGTGCAGCACATTGTTGTACCCAAGGACGAGGGCgaccctacacccccccccccccctctccccacacacacacacacacacacacacacccccgaccCTCTGCCGTGCTGGGGAACCCCTCGCTCCCCAAAAtgatgaaagaggaagagagaaacgtATTGTATTTTATATGGATGTCCGGCTGTCCCTAGAACATGCAGAGAGCCAGCCAGCAACGCAAGTTTGGTACAGCCAAGGCCAGCACACTCAAGTTCACTCGAGAACCTGTAATGCATTTTAACGAGAATAAAATACCACCCTCCCCAAAAATACCCTTTGACCCCACCCCAAATCCTCCCCTTTCTTCACACTCAATGTGTACATATCTTTAGCAATGGTTTTGGGTTTTTTCCATTTTGATCAAGGATCATGACTAGTATTGTGATACAAATTTGTTCTTTTAACTTGTCCAAAATAAAATTAAGATACCTCAAGTCTTCTGGGTGCTGGTGGAGATTTTTTTGTCGTCCCCGAAGGCTCATGTTTCAGATTGCAGCTACAATGTTGCTGTTTCAGCAGCTACATTCTTGCCGTTTCAGCTCGGGCTGAGGTTTTGAGATGAAAAATGATCATAGGCACAGAGCAGTGTTTTCTGTTTGAGATATAGAGATAGATGGCTGTGGGTATGAATTCCTGTTTATTTTGGATGGACCCTGTCACAAAACTTTCAGGATGTTTCCACTTGCACAACAAATCTTTCCCTGGGGCTGGCCAGAAGAAATACATTTCCTGTTATTCaattgtgtgtttattgtttataaatGCCTTGATTTGcattcattttaaaatgacTGAAATGAGCCCGACTCTTGCATAAACAAGGCTGTTAAATTAAGTCAGTTGGAAATGTCAGTCTTGGTTTAGCCTCTAGGGGGCACCAACAGAAATGAATTGCAGTTCAGCTCAGCCCCACCTATGGAGGATGACCAAGATCAATTGTGTGCTCACTGTCTACCTTAGTAGACCACAGTTTAAAAATCATAAACACAGGTTATGGATATGAGAATATTCTCACTGAAACTTCAGTCTTGGTAATATGGTGAAAGTATTTGTCACTTAAagcctgcttgtgtgtttgtactaCAATGTTAATTCAAGTATATGTGCCCAGAATTGCAGTTCATGTACATTGAAAAGTGATCAGTGGCCGATTCTTGATCTTTGGTGTTTTCTTCAAGTGGATATCATTTACAAGAACACTCTTTAAGTTTTGCTACTGTTCATGAGCAGTATTCTCTGCACCACACCCAACAGAAATAAGACGGTCTTACAGCTTAATTTGCCTCAGTCATGATGCTGAAGACGTGCACCATGTGATGGGCACGACCAGCCCTCTCCGTGCGACGCCGCCCCAGAGAAAGGCTCCTTTGTAAGGCAGCCAGGCTTGCTGGGCTCTGCCAAGAGGGGGCACACAGTGCGATATTATCAGGCAGCTGGGGCCAGCGCTCGCTAGGCCTGACCCAGAAACCGCCTCCGTCTCCTGCGTGCCTCTGTGCTCGTGGAGCGCCATCGCAGGGTGGGTGGCTACTGAGCCTCGGGCCAAATGGGGATGGACTTGAATGGGACACCTGTGGGTTGAATCAGATGCCAAAAATGGAGGAGGAAATGGCTTAATTGTTTGGCTGGTGTAGTGTGTACTCCACTGCTGAGTGGTCTGTTGGAGGATAATGCCCTAATGGATTTGAGTATGCCTGTTGTTTATTTACAATAGAACTTGAGTctatgtgctctgtgtgtgtgtgtgtgtgtgtgtgtgtgtgtgtgtgtgtgtgtgcatgcttgcgcgTTCATGTTCAGTAACCATAgatgggttaaatgcagaggaaATTTTCTGATGTGTGCACATCACACTAGGCATTGAGGTGTGTTGCATCATATTTTTCTCACACATCcttgtctcgtctcgtctcaggGTGTGCTCACAGCTGATTTCCCAGGtgtaacttttgaaattctatGCACATGCTGTTTTTGGGAGAAAATCCAGAACTAACTGGTATATGCTGTTCTATTGCGGAACCAGGGGAAGGCCTCGGGTCAAGCCTAACACTTACATAACGTTTAATGGGGCACAGAAGTCAGCCAACAATAATGTTTGCAGAGAAAATGACCAACCAATTAAAAGTAAATGGCTTAATTAAGTATATCCCAGTGTGAGATTTAAGTTGCCAAAGGcatattgccattttcatctGGTAGTTGTAATGATGGGATACACCTGAGTATAAGTGTGTGCTTTGCATAGACTTCATAGTGACAGGGTACCCACTCCAAACTGGGATGTAGCGACTCTATTGTTCGCAAGAGCCTTATGAAAAGGTATCCACTCCCAGAACTGCAATTAGAACTActgttctgtttctttctttttttcccactccTCAGCAGTTGCATCCTTGCCCACTGCCAACATTTAACTTGAACCAAATGTGAACTGTTTTTCCCAATGAGCATGTCTTTAAGAAATGGAGAAGAATGGAGAGTGAATCAACATGGAGGACTGCGAGATTCCGCTCTTCCACTCTTGCGTCTCTTAGCAGCACAGATTTATAGCGTAAGGTgtagtaaaataaataacacagcATGGTTGGGGTTTGTGTTTTAAGAattcctgtttctcttccaagtCACAAAGTCAAAGCCGATGAAATACATTCTCTTTATAGTTTACATAAAAAAACATGATGtgcatttaataaaaaaaacatctggaATTGGAATAACTATGTCCAGACATGTAGTAGGTGGAGTAAATGGCAGCAGAAGGAATCTTAACTGCAAATACTATCAACCTCTATATTTATCTCAAAATGGTTTATTTGGTATAATATGAACCAACGTACCAAAGCTGGAAGAGCGGCAGACTAGCATCTACATTCGTGGAAgtttaaagacaaaaaaaaaaatccatatatatatatttgctaCAGAGCTATAAAACGTAGTGTGTTATTTATACAGGGTaaacaacagaaacaaaaacattaaaataAGGGCTAATATTTTCCATCACAATATTGTAGCATACTGTATTTTTTACAAGACAAATCCCTCTGTTGACATGATCTATATCCCTGTTGTCCCGATAGAGTGCCCCCCTCTGGCACCGACAATAATGACACCCTCCTGGGGCCCACCCAAAGTAGCTTCCATCGATCAGAAGAGGCAGTTCATGCATTTGACAGCTTTGCTGCCATAGTCCAAGCACTCTGGGCCGATGCACTCGCAGCAGGCGTTGTGGAACCAACGGTACTTGGATCCTCCCATGGACTCACAGTACTGCTTGCACTGGTGGATGGACACACAGTCGTCGAAGTACACCACGGTGCACATGCTGTTGGctgtggaagggggggggggggggggcgggggttggaGAGGACCGTGCCATCATTAGTGACACTCATGCTGAGATCCTAAGTAGTGTGTTTCCCTTAAGTGCTAATAAGCACTATAAGCTACAGTTTCCCCAGCTCTGCTTGTAGTGTGTGTTAAGCATGTATGTTCCACTGCAACACGTAATAATGTATCTGTGTCCCACCTGAACATGATTATATACCCTCCCACACAGGTGTGAATAACCCCCTAAAGCATTCATTACAACTCAGGAAAATGTCAGAGTAAAATGTGGGGTTTGGGCAAACAACTATCCGCTTAAAGCAAATACCGTCATCAACTGCTCTGATTCCCATCTCCAGCATTTGCCTACGCGTTCCGGACCCTGCTGGCGCGTAACTAGCTGTCGTCAGGCACATTCCCAAAGGCCACTTCCTTGCCAGACTTTACATACAATGTAAAGTATGTCGGGGACCAACCGATGCTAAAACATCTCACAGAGGTTCCTATCCTCCATAGGGAGCATGGACCACGTCTCTCACTGCTGGATGGCTGATTAATGAgagcccacccccacccacccactgatccaccacccccccccccccccccacacacacacacacactccaccccagcCCAtttccacacgcacacgcacacacacacacacacacacatacactcctcaTCCTCGGCGGGAGAAACGGATCTGGGTCACAGGTTGAGCCAGCGCGGTATGGCGGGCGGAAGCACACATCTGGCTCCAAATCAATTAGGATCAGCTCGAGTGAGTGGAGGACTCTGGCGTGCagcagagcgcacacacatgaaagacctgggctgggctgggctgtcaTAATACCCAGGCCAGACCGGCTGCGCAGCCTCTGCTAACAGGAAAGCTAATGGAAGCCATTCATCTGTCAAAAGAGCCAAGTTATCGTAAGCCCCCCTACATTCCTAATTTGCCTTTGGCTTTCTTGCGTTACAGATATGATCGAGAAAAATCTCATTTCCAGCTGTTATTGGTATTTCCGTCTGAACTGCAATTATTTAATACAGACAAATGTTTATTAAGAAAGTGATATCACATAGTTCCTTTAGAGAGCGGGCGAATAGTGAAACTCCTTGAGGGGTCTTACCTTGGCTGGTATCGTATGTGGCGTGGATGCTGTTTCCAGGCAGCGAGATGTTTTGATGCTGGTCCTCCATCGTCTCCAGGAAGGAGACCAGGTTCTCGTGGTAGGAGAGCTCCTCGGCCACAGGGAAGGACACCACCATCATGTTGATGGGTGCGTCGCCTTCGGTGAGGGCGCGGAAGAGCGACGGGATTGGTCGGTAGAGCTCCTCCACTGTGCTCTTGGACGTGGCCGGTGTGTCACTGTAGTTCTTGGGGTTGCACATTCCTGCAAGGTCAACACATGCATTTAAGTAAGACTCTGGCTAAACTTCCATTTAGTAATGTTAACACTGATAGAAAATCTAAATAGCCACTGAACTATTGCTTTCATAGCTGAACTATGGGTCAGTTTTCATTAtctaccattttttttttctgcaccaTTATCCTGTAAAATGGAAATGaatacaaaaacataaacatcaatTAATTGTTCATATTTTGGATATAATGCTTCCAGTCTTGAATCATGTTGTCCAGTAATGATATAATGTTGCAAAACCATTAGTAATATCAGAAATAAccagaaataaaacaataataaaaaaccaGCACAGTGATATGCATTTGGATAAGGACAGAATTATTAACAGAAGGTTTGCCCTTTGAGGAAACAGAACCTCCACACAGACTGCTCCCTAATGGCCAACTCATTTAGAGCAGTCGAGTTATGACCTAGGTAGCCTGGATAAaatcacctccacacacacacacacacacacacacacacacacacacacacagacacacacttacccacacaGTCGCAGCACTCCTCCCACAGCGTGCCGAGACAGAGCATACACTCCTTGCAGCACGAGCAGTTGCCTTCGGACGGCCGACACTGACACAACTCCTGTACGTCCAAACAACACCATAGAgtacaataaacaaacacgttCCCCGAGGCTGCTGGAAGAGCCGGCTGCGCCCTACCactgagtctttttttttcacacacagaaGAGCTCCAGCTGAATTTTCACTCAGTGTTCTATGTAGGTTACTCTTtgaatgagattttttttttcaaatcaaatacatttacatttgttgGCATACATTcggctgatgcttttatccaaagagtTCAACTGGACTTATATTAAAGTTACAGAAGGAGCACAAAAGGAGACCTTATGTACAAGTCTTACTTACTTATACCTACACTTAATCAGCTGCTTTGTTCAATACAATTTTACAACAATTGTAGTGTATCAAGGAATCAATCGTACTCAAGCTTCACTGCTTACTTGGAGTGATAATCTCTGGTATGCTAGTGATAAAACTCATTTTGATTCTTCGAACAGTAGTGAAAATGCCACATCTCCCACACTAGCACGTGATGCCGGGCACAAATCCTGGAAATTCTCACACTGTATTCCAGACATGAGTGGCACTGCAGTTAGTCTGGAGGGTGTTTGCTCACGGCGGGGGGAAAGCCTTTTCTCTTTTCACGCAGGCCATGTGTCGCCCACATGCTTATTACAACATGACACAGCCCATCTACCACATATCAAAACAGACTGTACGCATTTAGAAGCCATTAGAGGGAATCAGAGCGCTGTGGCTTGAGTCCGGGCGCTCAGGGCGACCTCAAGCTGCTTCCACTGCTTGGGAGTAGCacatggagagaaggaggaggaggaggaggaggaggagggagaggaggagggagagagggagggaggtaggggGGGTGTAGAGGTCAAATTCCAGATGTGCACAGGGATGGAGAAAACGAACCTCCACCAAAAAGTAGAGAGGTTActtttctgtctgtttatctttGCCCCAGACATATCAGACCTTAATGGATCCTGAGGTCCTGGTGCATGAGATttttggaggggaggggggtggttaGGAGTGGCTAAGTTATGTCAACAGTGTCCTGTCAGCTACTAGGAGAAAGTTAAAGTTTATCCCCCATCCTATAATGCAGTACGACATGTCTCAAAACAGTGCTCAACTGAACACCCACACCCTAACCTACTGTcctactaggctactgtagtaaTCTAGCTCAAAAGGCCACAATATTGTAGCCTAAATAAACTGTCAAGAAAGTATAATTATTCTAAAATACATGCTTAGAAATATGCCTATGTCAAGGCCTAAGTAGGCCTAAATAGATCTCACTCTTACCTGAATCAGACACTTGCTGACATCGCTCGCACACAGTGCTTTATTACAGGCGGTGACAAGTGAGAGTCCCGACAGAAGAAAGAGCAGCCCAGCGAGGAGAGATATTTGGGTTTGGGCAGACTTCATTCCGGCACGAACGAATCAAACCCAGCCTAAGGTAACCAGACAAAATCGGTTAGCTATAAATGTTAACAAAGGTAGgctcatttaaaaaataaaaaaaaaatcaagagcgtGTCAAGCGAGACAGCTCTCTGTTGCTTTTGTGGGGGAGTGTATCTTTACAAGATCACTATCATGGTACAATCAACAGACGACCACAGACGCAAAGGTTACAGCGTAGACTACAGctaatttctttctttgtctctcgtTATTGTTATGCAAACGTAAATAGTCACTTCAAAGGTGCCAACGATTTCCACAAGGACACGCGATCGGCGTCAACAGGCAGGAATCGCCCTCCAAAAAGGGAACTCATTTTAAAATCAAAACTACCGTTAGGCTAGTCATACTTCACGTCGTGGGCTACAACA
This is a stretch of genomic DNA from Sardina pilchardus chromosome 19, fSarPil1.1, whole genome shotgun sequence. It encodes these proteins:
- the LOC134066162 gene encoding twisted gastrulation protein homolog 1-A-like, giving the protein MKSAQTQISLLAGLLFLLSGLSLVTACNKALCASDVSKCLIQELCQCRPSEGNCSCCKECMLCLGTLWEECCDCVGMCNPKNYSDTPATSKSTVEELYRPIPSLFRALTEGDAPINMMVVSFPVAEELSYHENLVSFLETMEDQHQNISLPGNSIHATYDTSQANSMCTVVYFDDCVSIHQCKQYCESMGGSKYRWFHNACCECIGPECLDYGSKAVKCMNCLF